A DNA window from Arachis duranensis cultivar V14167 chromosome 3, aradu.V14167.gnm2.J7QH, whole genome shotgun sequence contains the following coding sequences:
- the LOC107479852 gene encoding G-patch domain-containing protein 1 isoform X2, with the protein MAAPESPVCYVGVARQSAAFRLMKQMGWEEGEGLGKEKQGIKGYVRVQNKQDTIGIGLEKPNNWAFDTTQFDNILKRLKVQAPQVEDSGIEERKPNVRTKTSVPFDDEDSVSKATRPQGRYKRRERGKLVSEYSLKDLEGILVKKGEVSDVDDELDLLKASEIQNVKEPAYPSIPPEWWGYKYGFVSGGFLGAELKKRKSLTSEGAKNRMERTAFHEEDQENLYNLVQDKSTTGKQGLGIKDRPKKVAGCYYQGKKTSFDNSDDEGSDDTDSLEKQTHNNLVKVEKVVESKVKLKKLCKQLLRTVPGESLKLKQLKALIDEHASSVLSNFSSKKEAIAYLKQKLTGSRKFCIEGKRVRLAS; encoded by the exons gGATGGGAAGAAGGTGAAGGCCTTGGCAAAGAGAAGCAGGGAATCAAAGGCTATGTCCGTGTTCAAAACAAGCAAGACACTATTG GAATTGGCTTAGAGAAGCCAAACAATTGGGCTTTTGACACTACTCAGTTTGATAATATCCTCAAAAGGTTGAAAGTG CAAGCTCCACAAGTTGAAGACTCAG GAATAGAGGAAAGAAAACCTAATGTGCGAACCAAGACTAGTGTACCTTTTGATGATGAGGACTCTGTCTCCAAAGCTACCAGACCACAAGGAAG ATacaagagaagagagagggggAAGCTCGTCTCTGAATATTCCTTAAAGGATCTTGAAGGAATTCTT GTTAAAAAGGGTGAAGTATCTGACGTTGATGATGAACTGGACTTGTTAAAGGCATCTGAAATTCAAAATGTTAAAG AACCTGCTTATCCAAGCATTCCTCCAGAGTGGTGGGGCTATAAGTATGGGTTTGTTTCTGGTGGATTTCTTGGGGCAGaattaaagaagagaaaatCCCTTACATCTGAAGGTGCTAAAAACAGGATGGAGAGAACTGCATTTCATgaagaagatcaagaaaatCTCTACAACCTAGTCCAA GACAAATCCACCACCGGAAAGCAAGGACTAGGCATAAAGGACAGGCCCAAAAAAGTAGCTGGCTGCTATTATCAGGGTAAAAAGACATCATTTGATAATAGTGATGATGAAGGATCTGATGATACTGATTCTTTGGaaaaacaaacacacaacaatttAGTCAAAGTAGAAAAGGTGGTTGAATCCAAAGTGAAGCTGAAGAAGTTGTGTAAACAACTTTTACGAACG GTGCCTGGAGAATCATTGAAACTGAAACAGCTCAAAGCCCTTATTGATGAGCATGCATCTTCGGTTTTGTCCAACTTTTCATCGAAAAAAGAGGCTATTGCTTACCTGAAACAAAAG CTTACAGGGAGTCGGAAGTTTTGTATTGAAGGGAAAAGAGTTCGATTGGCATCTTAA
- the LOC107479852 gene encoding G-patch domain-containing protein 1 isoform X1: MAAPESPVCYVGVARQSAAFRLMKQMGWEEGEGLGKEKQGIKGYVRVQNKQDTIGIGLEKPNNWAFDTTQFDNILKRLKVQAPQVEDSGIEERKPNVRTKTSVPFDDEDSVSKATRPQGRYKRRERGKLVSEYSLKDLEGILVKKGEVSDVDDELDLLKASEIQNVKGTEPAYPSIPPEWWGYKYGFVSGGFLGAELKKRKSLTSEGAKNRMERTAFHEEDQENLYNLVQDKSTTGKQGLGIKDRPKKVAGCYYQGKKTSFDNSDDEGSDDTDSLEKQTHNNLVKVEKVVESKVKLKKLCKQLLRTVPGESLKLKQLKALIDEHASSVLSNFSSKKEAIAYLKQKLTGSRKFCIEGKRVRLAS, from the exons gGATGGGAAGAAGGTGAAGGCCTTGGCAAAGAGAAGCAGGGAATCAAAGGCTATGTCCGTGTTCAAAACAAGCAAGACACTATTG GAATTGGCTTAGAGAAGCCAAACAATTGGGCTTTTGACACTACTCAGTTTGATAATATCCTCAAAAGGTTGAAAGTG CAAGCTCCACAAGTTGAAGACTCAG GAATAGAGGAAAGAAAACCTAATGTGCGAACCAAGACTAGTGTACCTTTTGATGATGAGGACTCTGTCTCCAAAGCTACCAGACCACAAGGAAG ATacaagagaagagagagggggAAGCTCGTCTCTGAATATTCCTTAAAGGATCTTGAAGGAATTCTT GTTAAAAAGGGTGAAGTATCTGACGTTGATGATGAACTGGACTTGTTAAAGGCATCTGAAATTCAAAATGTTAAAG GCACAGAACCTGCTTATCCAAGCATTCCTCCAGAGTGGTGGGGCTATAAGTATGGGTTTGTTTCTGGTGGATTTCTTGGGGCAGaattaaagaagagaaaatCCCTTACATCTGAAGGTGCTAAAAACAGGATGGAGAGAACTGCATTTCATgaagaagatcaagaaaatCTCTACAACCTAGTCCAA GACAAATCCACCACCGGAAAGCAAGGACTAGGCATAAAGGACAGGCCCAAAAAAGTAGCTGGCTGCTATTATCAGGGTAAAAAGACATCATTTGATAATAGTGATGATGAAGGATCTGATGATACTGATTCTTTGGaaaaacaaacacacaacaatttAGTCAAAGTAGAAAAGGTGGTTGAATCCAAAGTGAAGCTGAAGAAGTTGTGTAAACAACTTTTACGAACG GTGCCTGGAGAATCATTGAAACTGAAACAGCTCAAAGCCCTTATTGATGAGCATGCATCTTCGGTTTTGTCCAACTTTTCATCGAAAAAAGAGGCTATTGCTTACCTGAAACAAAAG CTTACAGGGAGTCGGAAGTTTTGTATTGAAGGGAAAAGAGTTCGATTGGCATCTTAA
- the LOC107479846 gene encoding sugar carrier protein C-like — protein MAGGLIGKGSANGKQYPGKLTFRVFVTCMVAAFGGLIFGYDLGISGGVTSMDPFLKKFFPDVYAKEMNMKPSDNQYCRFDSQVLTLFTSSLYLAALVASLCASSITRIFGRRLTMLSGGILFLVGAGFNAFAQKVWMLIVGRMLLGFGIGCANQSVPIYVSEVAPYKYRGALNMMFQLAITIGIFVANVLNYFFAKMKNGEGWRYSLGFAAVPAVMIVIGAIFLPDSPSSLIERGKDEKAKQELIKIRGTSDVEEEFKDLVEASQSSAAVNHPWATLLKRHYRPQLVMAIAIPFFQQLTGMNVITFYAPVLFRTIGFGSNASLMSSMITGGFNALATFVSIFTVDKVGRRKLFLEGGAQMFICQIVITAAIASKFGVDGNPGTLPKWYAFLVVGFICIYVMGFAWSWGPLGWLVPSEIFPLEVRSAAQSINVSVNMIFTFAIAQVFTSMLCHMKFGLFIFFAVFVLVMSCFIHKFLPETKGVPIEEMSVVWQNHSYWKKFVKSASEEAKAKVDNSC, from the exons ATGGCCGGAGGACTCATTGGAAAGGGCTCTGCCAATGGGAAGCAATATCCGGGAAAACTCACTTTCCGGGTTTTTGTGACGTGTATGGTTGCTGCATTTGGAGGACTAATTTTTGGATATGATCTTGGCATCTCAGGTGGAGTTACATCGATGGATCCTTTTCTAAAGAAATTTTTCCCAGACGTGTATGCAAAGGAGATGAACATGAAGCCATCTGACAATCAGTATTGCAGGTTTGACAGCCAGGTTTTGACACTCTTTACATCCTCCCTGTATCTGGCTGCTCTCGTGGCATCACTCTGTGCGTCTTCCATCACTCGAATCTTTGGAAGGCGTCTTACCATGTTGTCTGGCGGTATTCTGTTTCTCGTGGGTGCCGGTTTCAATGCGTTTGCTCAGAAAGTGTGGATGCTCATTGTTGGTCGCATGTTGCTTGGCTTCGGAATTGGATGTGCTAATCAGTCTGTTCCAATCTATGTGTCGGAGGTTGCTCCTTACAAATACAGAGGAGCCCTTAACATGATGTTCCAATTGGCCATCACCATTGGCATCTTTGTCGCCAACGTTCTCAACTATTTCTTCGCCAAGATGAAGAACGGTGAAGGCTGGCGCTACAGCTTGGGTTTCGCGGCTGTCCCCGCCGTGATGATCGTCATCGGCGCAATCTTTCTCCCCGACTCGCCGAGCTCCTTGATCGAGCGTGGCAAAGATGAGAAAGCCAAGCAAGAGCTGATCAAGATTAGAGGAACCAGTGACGTGGAGGAAGAGTTCAAGGACCTTGTTGAGGCGAGTCAATCGTCCGCGGCAGTAAATCACCCATGGGCCACTCTGTTGAAGAGGCATTATAGGCCTCAGCTCGTGATGGCCATAGCCATTCCTTTCTTCCAGCAGCTCACAGGCATGAATGTGATTACTTTCTATGCTCCTGTTTTGTTCAGAACCATTGGCTTTGGTAGCAATGCTTCCCTTATGTCTTCCATGATCACCGGTGGCTTTAATGCTCTTGCTACCTTTGTTTCAATCTTTACCGTTGACAAAGTTGGAAGGCGCAAGCTCTTTCTCGAAGGCGGTGCTCAGATGTTTATCTGTCAG ATTGTGATAACCGCCGCAATAGCAAGCAAATTTGGAGTAGATGGAAACCCAGGAACGTTGCCAAAATGGTATGCGTTCCTTGTGGTGGGATttatatgcatctatgtgatgGGATTTGCATGGTCATGGGGTCCTCTTGGATGGTTGGTTCCTAGCGAGATATTTCCCCTTGAAGTCAGATCTGCAGCTCAGAGTATCAATGTGTCCGTTAATATGATTTTCACTTTCGCGATTGCTCAAGTATTCACCTCCATGCTCTGCCATATGAAATTTggcctcttcatcttctttgcTGTGTTTGTTTTGGTTATGAGCTGCTTTATCCATAAGTTTCTTCCGGAGACCAAGGGAGTTCCCATCGAAGAGATGTCTGTTGTGTGGCAAAATCATTCTTATTGGAAGAAATTTGTCAAGTCTGCAAGTGAAGAAGCTAAAGCCAAGGTGGATAACTCATGTTAA